A window of Nicotiana sylvestris chromosome 8, ASM39365v2, whole genome shotgun sequence genomic DNA:
TATAAGAAGTTCATGGAGATGTTACGtcaaattcagttgaatattccttTGATGGATGCCTTGAGGGAGATGCTCGGCTATGCTAAGATGATGAAAGATCTAATGTCACGgaagtttgattttcaggatcTATCCACTATAACTTTAACACAGACCTGCAGCGCAGTGATGGCAAAACCGATGGCTCAAAAGATATCGGACCCAGGTAGCTTCACTAttccatgcacaattggaagtTATGCATTTGCAAAGGcgttgtgtgatttgggagccaGCATAAATCTGATGCCGCAGGCTGTGTACACTAAACTGGGCATTGGTAGAGCTAGGCCAACTTCAATATTGCTACAGCTGGCTGACCGCACAGTGAAAAGGCCCACTGGTATTTttgatgatgtgttggtacaaGTGGGGAagtttgtgttccctgcagactttGTTATCTTGGATTGTCAGGTGGATGAGGAGATACCCCTTATTTTAGGGAGACCATTTTTAGCCACGGGGAAAGTACTGATCGATTGTGAAactggggaattaaaaatgagattGAACGATGAAGAATTCATATTCAATGTTTAACAATCTATGAGGAGACCTAGTGAATATGCTAATTGCTCTCTAGTTGAAGCAGTGGATGTAATCCTGCAAGAAGATGATATGACCCTAACTGTAaaagatccattggaggcatgtctgacgaatttagaagaaatggatggtgaaGGGTTAGCTGAATGGGTCATGGCACTGGAAGGCCGAGGATTTTGGTCAAGGGAACCTCAGTTCGAGTCCCTTGACCTAGAAAAAAGGGCCACTCCTCCAGCAAAGCCATCAATAGAGAAACCATCCAAGTTGGAACTAAAGCCACTCCCAGATCACCTCAGGTATGTGTTCTTAGGCCCTGATTCGACCTTGCATGTTATGATATCATccggtttgttagatgtgcaggtagaacgGCTCGTACAGGTACTGCAGGAAAACAAGACTGCCATTggctggaccatggcagacataaaaGGTATCAGCCCAGCCTTCTATATGCATAAGATTCTCCTGGAATAGGGGCACAgaccttccagggaacaccagCGAAGGCTGAACCCAAACATGAAAGAGGTTGTAAATAAAGAAGTaatcaaatggttagatgcgggaatcatcttCCCTATCTCTGATAGTAATTGGGTCAGCCCTGTCCAATGTATGCCGAAAAAGGGGGGGATGACTGTTGTAAAAAAtgagaacaatgagttgatctcaactcgTACAGTCACAAGGTGGCGTATCTGCATGGATTACAGGAAATTGAACACAGCCACCCAGAAGGACCATTTCCCCTACCTtttattgaccaaatgttggacaggCTGGCTAGGCGATCGCActtctgtttcttggatggatattcggggtacaatcagatatcaatatcccccgaagatagagagaaaatGTCTTTCACCTGTCCGTATGGCATCTTTgcctttcggagaatgccttttggcttgcaatgcacccgtgatttttcAACGGTGCATGTTAGCCATCTTCACacacatggtggaggatattatggaggtctttatggatgatttctctgtGGTGGGAGATTCATTCGAAGACTGTCTTCACAACTTAAGGAGAGTGCTTaaaagatgtgtggagacaaaCTTAGTTCTAAACGGGGAgaagtgtcattttatggtacaagaaggtatagtcttggggcatcgagtgtccagtaaaggaattaaggtcgaccatgctaaggttgacgTGATTGAGAAGTTACCAACGCCCACTTCAGTCAAGGCGGTGAgaagttttcttggacacgcTGGATTCTACCGGCgtttcataaaagatttttccaaaattgctaacccattatgcaaactccttgaaaaggatcagccctttgtgttttctaatgattgcaggttGGCATTTGAGGAACTGAAGAAGAGATTGATCACTGCACCTatcattgttgcacccaactgggagcaaccatttgacCTCATGTGTGATGCCAGCGACTATGTTATAGGAGCAGTCTTGGGGCAGCGAAAAGATAAGTTGATGCACCCGTTTTACTACGCAAACAGAATGCTAAGCGGTGCACAGCTCAATTACACAGTGACGGAGAAGGAGATGTTGGCGGTGGTGTTTGCGTTTGACAAGTTCCGATCATAACTGATTGGTTCCAAGGTAATTGTATAAACTGACCATGTAGCACTCAAGTACCTAATTGAGAAAAATGAGTCTAAGCCGcacctgattcgttgggtgctaCTGTTGCAAGAATTCGACCTCAAAATTCGTGACCGTAAGGACACAGAAAATCAAGTCGCTAATCATCTATCGCGACTTGAAGGAGCTAAAAAATCAGTCGAAGAGATCCTGGAAACCTTTCCTAACGAGTAGCTACTCGCAGCCAGTCTTgaggaagcgccatggtatgTAGATTTTGCAAACTACCTGGCCTGCGGTAttgttccctatgacctttcattTGTCCAAAAGAAAACGTTTTATCGTGATTGCCACATGTATTATTGGGACGAGCCTTAGTTGTTTAGAATCTGTGCTGATAATATGATCCGGAGaagtgtccccgagatagaacaatcttctattttgcaggcttgtcatgcatcagcatatggaggacattttggaggagccaggacagctgcgaaagtgctagaggccgggttcttttggccaacagtgtttagAGATGCACACCTATGGGTGAAGGACTACGACGAATGTCAGcgaaccgggaacatttcccgtcgccacgagatgcccatgaacccgattcaagaggtagaggtgtttgatgtttgggggattgacttcatgggcccc
This region includes:
- the LOC138875882 gene encoding uncharacterized protein, which encodes MVEIRGMLQQLIGTNNKVQEKLAVHDSAIKNIETQLGQLSMALNNRPQGTLPVDTNINPKDQNPNQLMAVSLQNGRDLDREQEIAQAIKDTTLTTPVQLEVDKPIELTEVVVEQSQEEKGKDKMNEQVAEQVAPLVPENSNREKPASNAQRVIPAPFPQRLVKQKKADQYKKFMEMLRQIQLNIPLMDALREMLGYAKMMKDLMSRKFDFQDLSTITLTQTCSAVMAKPMAQKISDPGSFTIPCTIGSYAFAKALCDLGASINLMPQAVYTKLGIGRARPTSILLQLADRTVKRPTGIFDDVLVQVGKFVFPADFVILDCQVDEEIPLILGRPFLATGKVLIDCETGELKMRLNDEEFIFNV